The following coding sequences are from one Pseudomonas mendocina window:
- a CDS encoding efflux RND transporter permease subunit, with the protein MNFSQFFILRPIFAAVLSLLILIGGAISLFQLPISEYPEVVPPTVVVRADFPGANPKVIGETVASPLEQAIVGVEGMLYMSSQSTIDGRLTLTVTFALGTDLDNAQVQVQNRVTRTMPTLPTEVQRLGVTVDKASPDLTMVVHLTSPDQRYDMLYLSNYAALNVKDELARLDGVGDVQLFGMGNYSLRVWLDPNKVASRGLTATDVVNAIREQNRQVAAGALGAPPSDAGNSFQLSINTQGRLVSEEEFENIIIRVGDNGEITRLRDIARVELGSNQYALRSLLNNQPAVAIPVFQRPGSNAIEISDSVRERMAELKQSFPQGMDYEIVYDPTIFVRGSIEAVVHTLLEAIVLVVLVVILFLQTWRASIIPLVAVPVSLIGTFAVMHLLGFSLNALSLFGLVLAIGIVVDDAIVVVENVERNIALGKSPLDATRQAMKEVTGPIVATALVLCAVFIPTAFISGLTGQFYQQFALTIAISTVISALNSLTLSPALSAILLKDHHAPKDRFSRVLDKLFGGWLFGPFNRMFERASNGYVGTVRRVLRGSSIAMLVYGGLLVLGYLGFASTPTGFVPQQDKQYLVAFAQLPDAATLDRTEAVIKRMSEIAGKHPGVENTVSFPGLSINGFTNSPNSGIVFTPLKPFDERTDPSMGANAIAAELNAQFADIQDAYIAIFPPPPVQGLGTIGGFRLQIQDRGNLGYDELYVQTQNILNKARQLPELNPMSVFTSYQVNVPQVDAAIDREKAKTHGVAISDIFDTLQVYLGSLYANDFNRFGRTYQVNVQADQQFRLEPEQIGQLKVRNNRGEMVPLSTFVKVDDSAGPDRVMHYNGFLTAEINGAAAPGYSSGQAEAAIAKLLEEELPIGMTFEWTDLTYQQILAGNTAIFIFPLCVLLAFLVLAAQYESWSLPLAVILIVPTVLLAAITGVILSGIDNNIFTQIGLIVLVGLACKNAILLVEFAKDKQEEGMDRVAAVLEACRLRLRPILMTSIAFIMGVVPLVLSTGAGAEMRHAMGVAVFSGMIGVTFFGLLLTPVFYVLIRAFVEKREARKAARLQESHA; encoded by the coding sequence ATGAATTTCTCGCAATTCTTCATCCTGCGGCCGATCTTCGCCGCGGTGTTGTCGCTGCTGATCCTGATCGGCGGCGCCATCTCGCTGTTCCAGCTGCCCATCAGCGAATACCCGGAAGTAGTGCCGCCGACCGTGGTGGTACGTGCCGATTTCCCCGGTGCCAACCCCAAGGTGATCGGTGAAACCGTCGCCTCACCGCTGGAGCAGGCGATCGTCGGCGTCGAAGGCATGCTCTACATGTCGTCGCAGTCGACCATCGACGGCCGCCTGACCCTGACCGTGACCTTTGCCCTCGGCACCGATCTGGACAACGCCCAGGTGCAGGTGCAGAACCGCGTCACCCGCACCATGCCGACCCTGCCCACCGAAGTGCAGCGCCTCGGCGTGACCGTGGACAAGGCCTCCCCCGACCTGACCATGGTGGTGCACCTGACCTCGCCGGATCAGCGCTACGACATGCTCTACCTGTCCAACTACGCCGCGCTCAACGTCAAGGACGAGCTGGCGCGCCTGGATGGTGTCGGCGACGTACAGCTGTTCGGCATGGGCAACTACTCGCTGCGTGTCTGGCTCGACCCGAACAAGGTGGCCTCGCGCGGGCTGACCGCTACCGACGTGGTCAATGCCATTCGCGAGCAGAACCGCCAGGTCGCCGCCGGTGCCCTCGGTGCGCCACCTTCGGATGCGGGCAACAGCTTCCAGCTGTCGATCAACACCCAGGGCCGCCTGGTCTCCGAGGAAGAGTTCGAGAACATCATCATCCGTGTCGGCGACAACGGCGAGATCACCCGCCTGCGTGATATCGCCCGCGTCGAGCTGGGTTCCAACCAGTACGCCCTGCGCTCGCTGCTGAACAACCAGCCGGCCGTGGCCATCCCGGTATTCCAGCGCCCAGGCTCCAACGCCATCGAAATCTCCGACTCGGTGCGCGAGCGCATGGCCGAGTTGAAGCAAAGCTTCCCTCAGGGCATGGACTACGAGATCGTCTATGACCCGACCATCTTCGTACGCGGCTCCATCGAGGCAGTGGTGCACACCCTGCTCGAAGCCATCGTGCTGGTGGTGTTGGTGGTGATCCTGTTCCTGCAGACCTGGCGTGCCTCGATCATCCCGCTGGTGGCCGTACCGGTCTCGCTGATCGGCACCTTCGCGGTCATGCACCTGCTCGGTTTCTCGCTCAACGCCCTGTCGTTGTTCGGCCTGGTACTGGCCATCGGGATCGTGGTGGACGACGCCATCGTCGTGGTGGAAAACGTCGAGCGCAACATAGCCCTGGGCAAGTCGCCGCTCGACGCCACGCGTCAGGCCATGAAGGAAGTGACCGGCCCCATCGTCGCCACCGCCCTGGTGCTGTGCGCCGTGTTCATCCCGACCGCTTTCATCTCCGGCCTCACCGGGCAGTTCTACCAGCAGTTCGCGCTGACCATCGCCATCTCCACGGTGATCTCGGCCCTCAACTCGCTGACCCTGTCGCCTGCGCTGTCGGCCATCCTGCTCAAGGATCACCACGCGCCGAAAGACCGCTTCTCGCGCGTGCTCGACAAGCTGTTCGGCGGCTGGTTGTTCGGCCCGTTCAACCGCATGTTCGAGCGTGCCAGTAATGGTTATGTCGGCACCGTACGCCGTGTACTGCGCGGCAGCAGCATCGCCATGCTGGTCTATGGTGGCCTGCTGGTGCTCGGTTACCTGGGGTTCGCCAGCACTCCGACCGGTTTCGTGCCGCAACAGGACAAGCAATACCTGGTGGCCTTCGCCCAACTGCCAGACGCGGCGACGCTGGATCGCACCGAAGCAGTGATCAAGCGCATGAGCGAAATCGCCGGCAAGCACCCGGGCGTGGAAAACACCGTGTCCTTCCCCGGCCTGTCGATCAACGGTTTCACCAACAGCCCGAACAGCGGCATCGTCTTCACTCCGCTGAAACCGTTCGACGAGCGCACCGATCCGTCGATGGGCGCCAATGCCATCGCCGCCGAGCTCAACGCGCAGTTTGCCGATATCCAGGATGCCTACATCGCCATCTTCCCGCCCCCGCCGGTACAGGGCCTGGGCACCATTGGTGGCTTCCGCCTGCAGATTCAGGATCGTGGCAACCTGGGTTATGACGAGCTGTACGTGCAGACTCAGAACATCCTCAACAAGGCCCGCCAGTTGCCGGAACTGAACCCGATGTCGGTGTTCACCAGTTACCAGGTCAACGTGCCGCAGGTCGATGCTGCCATCGACCGGGAAAAGGCCAAGACCCACGGCGTGGCCATCAGCGACATCTTCGACACCCTGCAGGTGTACCTGGGCTCGCTGTATGCCAACGACTTCAACCGCTTCGGCCGTACCTACCAAGTCAACGTCCAGGCCGACCAGCAGTTCCGCCTGGAGCCGGAACAGATTGGCCAGCTCAAGGTGCGTAACAACCGTGGGGAAATGGTGCCGCTGTCGACCTTCGTCAAGGTCGATGACAGCGCAGGCCCGGATCGGGTGATGCACTACAACGGTTTCCTCACCGCTGAGATCAACGGTGCCGCCGCCCCGGGCTACAGCTCCGGCCAGGCCGAGGCCGCCATCGCCAAACTGCTGGAAGAGGAACTGCCAATCGGCATGACCTTCGAGTGGACCGATCTGACCTATCAGCAGATCCTGGCCGGCAATACCGCGATCTTCATCTTCCCGCTCTGCGTGCTGCTGGCCTTCCTGGTGCTGGCTGCCCAGTACGAAAGCTGGAGCCTGCCTCTGGCGGTGATCCTGATCGTGCCGACCGTTCTGCTCGCCGCCATCACTGGGGTGATCCTGTCCGGCATCGACAACAACATCTTTACCCAGATCGGCTTGATCGTACTGGTGGGCCTGGCGTGCAAGAACGCCATCCTGCTGGTGGAGTTCGCCAAGGACAAACAGGAGGAAGGCATGGATCGCGTCGCCGCCGTGCTGGAAGCCTGCCGCCTGCGTCTGCGCCCGATTCTGATGACTTCGATCGCCTTCATCATGGGTGTGGTGCCGCTGGTGCTTTCCACCGGTGCCGGTGCCGAGATGCGCCATGCCATGGGCGTGGCGGTGTTCAGCGGGATGATCGGCGTGACCTTCTTCGGCCTGCTGCTGACCCCGGTGTTCTATGTACTGATCCGTGCCTTCGTCGAGAAACGCGAAGCGCGCAAAGCCGCCCGTCTGCAGGAGTCGCATGCATGA
- a CDS encoding sigma-54 dependent transcriptional regulator, which translates to MLGSLDHPRRLLIVEAVSDCERLIPELQTNKWLVDHADLTSKIEPVYDVCVICLQAHHLDYLERIKQQIRDSQTEWIAVMSDSLRRNTELANFIYEWFFDFHTLPFDSSRLHCTLGRASGMARLYRRITKPPITVGDLLIGQSQSTQALRRLVDKISPSDASVLITGESGTGKELVARRLHNQSRRATGPFVAVNCGAISEHLIHSELFGHEKGAFTGANQRKMGRIESAEGGTLFLDEIGDLPLEMQASLLRFLQEMTYERVGSSKNMTANVRVLAATHIDLEAAISAGRFREDLYYRLNVLQIQTIPLRLRKDDIALFVEHFSRQYATEAGRRPRKFSEGAMTALLSYDWPGNVRELANRVRRAQVLAEGRQIEAHDIGLAVTASTPCRPLEDYLLTAERQALEDALTHYSTNMSNAARSLGVSRPTFYRLLHKHQLR; encoded by the coding sequence ATGCTGGGTTCGCTTGACCATCCCAGACGTCTGTTGATCGTGGAAGCTGTAAGCGATTGCGAACGACTCATTCCCGAGCTGCAAACTAATAAGTGGTTGGTCGACCACGCCGACCTGACTAGCAAGATCGAGCCGGTTTATGATGTGTGCGTCATTTGCCTACAAGCACATCACCTCGATTATCTGGAACGGATAAAACAACAGATTCGTGACAGCCAGACCGAGTGGATAGCGGTAATGAGTGACAGCCTGCGGCGTAATACTGAGCTGGCAAATTTCATATATGAATGGTTCTTCGACTTTCATACGCTTCCTTTCGACTCATCCCGTCTGCATTGCACATTAGGCCGCGCTTCAGGCATGGCTCGCCTGTATCGTCGTATAACCAAGCCCCCAATAACCGTTGGGGACTTGTTGATCGGGCAAAGTCAGTCGACTCAGGCGCTGCGTCGATTGGTCGACAAGATTTCTCCAAGTGATGCCTCAGTCCTCATCACGGGTGAAAGCGGCACCGGCAAAGAGCTGGTTGCGCGTCGCCTGCACAACCAATCTCGGCGGGCCACTGGCCCTTTCGTGGCGGTCAACTGTGGCGCCATCTCCGAGCACTTGATCCACTCCGAGTTGTTCGGTCATGAAAAGGGAGCCTTCACTGGCGCCAATCAACGCAAGATGGGCCGCATCGAATCGGCGGAAGGCGGGACTCTGTTTCTCGACGAGATAGGTGACCTGCCGCTGGAGATGCAGGCAAGCCTGCTGCGTTTCCTCCAGGAAATGACCTACGAGAGAGTTGGTTCCAGCAAGAACATGACGGCCAACGTACGTGTACTGGCTGCGACCCACATCGACCTCGAGGCGGCCATCAGTGCGGGGCGGTTTCGCGAGGATCTCTATTACCGCCTGAATGTGCTGCAGATCCAGACAATCCCCCTGCGCTTGCGCAAGGACGACATTGCCTTGTTCGTCGAACATTTCTCCCGCCAGTACGCCACCGAAGCAGGCCGTCGTCCGCGGAAGTTCAGCGAAGGCGCAATGACGGCGCTGTTGAGCTATGACTGGCCTGGAAACGTGCGGGAGCTGGCCAACCGTGTCAGGCGTGCCCAGGTTCTTGCCGAGGGCCGTCAGATAGAAGCGCACGATATCGGCCTGGCCGTAACGGCATCCACGCCCTGTCGCCCGCTGGAAGACTACCTGCTGACTGCCGAACGCCAGGCGCTCGAAGATGCCCTGACGCATTACTCGACCAACATGAGTAACGCCGCGCGCTCACTGGGCGTGTCGCGGCCGACCTTCTACCGGTTGCTGCACAAGCACCAACTGCGCTGA
- the mexE gene encoding multidrug efflux RND transporter periplasmic adaptor subunit MexE, which yields MEQQHKNIWIFPLALAGALALSGCEQAAQTQAQMPAPKVSVAEVIEQPINEWDEFTGRLEAPQSVEIRPRVSGYIDKVAFDEGTLVKKGDLLFQIDPRPFQAEVKRLEAQLQQARAGQARAANEARRGERLRQSNAISAELADARASAATEAQAQVAAIAAELENARLNLGFTRITAPIEGRVSRAEITEGNLVGAGESLLTSVVSTDKVYAYFDADERAFLKYIELARQSGADARGASPVYLGLSDESDHPHQGKLDFLDNQVNPRTGTIRGRAVFDNQDGRFTPGLYARLKLVGSKSYSATLIKDEAVGTDLGKKYVLVLGDDNAVAYRSIELGPKLEGLRIVRSGLSKGEKIVVNGLQRAMPGSTVDPQPVSMADDNTLEQLARMRQAVDGSQAPRIAADHIDARAPRG from the coding sequence ATGGAACAGCAGCACAAGAACATCTGGATATTCCCCCTGGCCCTCGCTGGCGCCCTTGCCCTCAGCGGCTGCGAGCAGGCTGCGCAGACCCAGGCACAAATGCCTGCGCCCAAGGTCAGCGTCGCTGAAGTCATCGAACAACCGATCAATGAATGGGACGAGTTCACCGGTCGTCTCGAAGCGCCGCAATCCGTCGAAATCCGTCCACGCGTTTCCGGTTACATCGACAAGGTCGCCTTCGACGAAGGCACCCTGGTGAAAAAAGGCGATCTGCTGTTCCAGATTGATCCGCGCCCTTTCCAGGCTGAAGTCAAACGTCTCGAAGCCCAGCTGCAACAGGCCCGTGCCGGCCAGGCTCGGGCTGCCAACGAAGCTCGCCGCGGCGAGCGTCTGCGCCAGAGCAACGCCATTTCCGCTGAGCTGGCCGATGCCCGTGCCAGCGCCGCCACCGAAGCACAGGCGCAGGTCGCGGCGATTGCCGCCGAGCTGGAAAACGCCCGCCTCAACCTTGGCTTCACCCGCATTACCGCGCCCATCGAGGGTCGCGTCAGCCGCGCCGAGATCACCGAAGGCAACCTGGTTGGTGCTGGCGAAAGCCTGCTGACCTCGGTGGTGTCCACCGACAAGGTCTACGCCTACTTCGATGCCGATGAACGCGCCTTCCTCAAGTACATCGAGCTGGCTCGCCAGTCCGGCGCCGACGCTCGGGGCGCCAGCCCGGTGTATCTCGGCCTGTCCGATGAAAGCGATCATCCGCACCAGGGCAAGCTGGACTTCCTCGACAACCAGGTCAACCCACGCACCGGCACCATCCGTGGTCGCGCCGTGTTCGACAATCAGGACGGCCGCTTCACCCCTGGCCTGTATGCCCGTCTGAAGCTGGTGGGCAGCAAGTCCTACTCGGCCACCCTGATCAAGGATGAGGCGGTCGGCACCGACCTAGGCAAGAAATACGTGCTGGTACTGGGTGACGACAACGCAGTGGCCTACCGCTCCATCGAGCTGGGGCCGAAGCTGGAAGGTCTGCGCATCGTCCGCAGCGGCCTGAGCAAGGGCGAGAAGATCGTCGTCAATGGCCTGCAACGCGCCATGCCCGGCTCTACCGTCGACCCGCAGCCGGTTTCCATGGCCGATGACAACACCCTCGAACAACTGGCTCGCATGCGCCAGGCCGTCGACGGTAGTCAGGCACCGCGTATCGCCGCCGACCACATCGACGCTCGCGCGCCGCGCGGCTGA
- a CDS encoding MAPEG family protein produces MSDLLQLYSLCVLALFLKMLAISCYQGYFRLRYRAFANLEDAAFFGREVHAQDMPQVQRAAKAWTNDLENIPLFFMLGALAVVLQAPIETTSAVFVTFTGARIAHTLMYLGGWQPWRTLAYFVALASLLVLAALIGIALL; encoded by the coding sequence GTGAGCGATCTCTTACAGCTGTATAGCCTGTGCGTGCTGGCGCTTTTTCTGAAGATGCTGGCGATCTCCTGCTACCAGGGGTATTTCCGCCTCAGGTATCGGGCGTTCGCCAACCTCGAGGATGCTGCCTTCTTCGGCCGCGAGGTGCACGCGCAGGACATGCCACAGGTACAGCGGGCAGCCAAGGCCTGGACGAACGATCTGGAGAACATTCCCTTGTTTTTCATGCTCGGCGCTCTTGCCGTGGTATTGCAGGCGCCGATTGAAACGACCAGCGCGGTGTTCGTCACTTTCACCGGCGCACGCATCGCACATACGCTGATGTACCTGGGCGGCTGGCAACCCTGGCGTACTCTTGCCTATTTCGTGGCGCTGGCCTCTCTCCTCGTCCTGGCCGCGCTGATTGGCATCGCCTTGCTGTGA
- a CDS encoding adhesin: protein MREHLLFSIVLLLSLSVQADSMSASIDASGQAYQGNLSVSQAAGLLQQQVNARALAVGVDGVSTNTIVQRQEKLPQHAAPLDAQASITGDSFRNGSGMVGVNQAAGMANQQINSASVALIAAPESLDDSVLAQSVTRPNDSVSTVPIPAGERRVDMSNEAFAGSRGVVQLNQSAGIGNRSANHLSIRVVD, encoded by the coding sequence ATGCGTGAGCATTTGCTGTTTTCCATTGTGCTGCTGCTCAGCCTGTCGGTGCAGGCCGACAGCATGAGCGCCAGCATCGACGCCAGCGGCCAGGCCTATCAGGGCAACCTGAGTGTCAGTCAGGCTGCTGGCCTTCTGCAGCAGCAGGTAAACGCTCGTGCCCTCGCGGTGGGCGTCGATGGCGTGTCGACGAACACGATCGTGCAACGGCAGGAAAAGCTGCCCCAGCATGCGGCGCCGCTTGATGCCCAGGCCTCCATCACGGGCGACTCCTTCCGCAATGGCAGTGGAATGGTCGGCGTCAACCAGGCCGCTGGTATGGCCAACCAGCAGATCAATTCTGCGAGCGTGGCGTTGATTGCCGCGCCGGAGAGTCTGGATGACAGCGTGCTCGCTCAGAGCGTAACGCGCCCCAACGATTCAGTTTCAACCGTACCCATCCCGGCTGGAGAACGTCGCGTTGACATGAGCAACGAGGCCTTCGCCGGCAGCCGTGGCGTGGTGCAGTTGAACCAGAGTGCTGGTATTGGCAACCGTTCTGCCAATCACCTCAGCATCAGGGTTGTGGATTGA
- a CDS encoding C39 family peptidase codes for MFGSRSRFFTCCLCLALCSLAGAAELRLAVLPNGGLAHIQVESIRERRFSNLVEQRTDFSCGAAAMATILNQAYGLALREEDVIRGMLASADADQVRTQGFSMLDMKNYAATLGLRARGYRIAAEQLDSIKIPAIVLLDVRGYKHFVVLQRTYRGYVYIGDPVLGHKKMGLSEFSKGWNGIVFALIGPGYDRENALLTPPEPLTTKHRIDHFSPVRDAELMEFGFIQSDFF; via the coding sequence ATGTTCGGCTCCAGATCTCGATTTTTTACCTGCTGCCTTTGCCTGGCTCTCTGTTCGCTGGCCGGTGCTGCAGAGCTACGCCTTGCCGTGCTGCCCAATGGTGGTTTGGCCCATATACAGGTGGAGAGCATCCGTGAGCGGCGTTTTTCCAATCTGGTCGAGCAACGAACCGATTTCAGCTGCGGTGCCGCGGCCATGGCGACGATTCTCAACCAGGCTTACGGCTTGGCGTTGCGCGAAGAGGATGTGATCAGGGGCATGCTGGCCAGTGCGGATGCCGATCAGGTACGCACTCAGGGGTTTTCCATGCTCGACATGAAGAATTACGCCGCCACGCTGGGACTGCGGGCGCGTGGCTATCGCATCGCTGCCGAACAACTGGACAGCATCAAGATTCCCGCCATCGTCCTGCTTGATGTTCGCGGATATAAGCACTTCGTCGTGTTGCAGCGTACATACCGGGGCTACGTCTATATCGGCGATCCGGTGCTGGGGCACAAGAAGATGGGGCTCAGCGAGTTCAGCAAGGGATGGAACGGTATCGTCTTCGCGCTGATCGGCCCTGGCTACGACCGCGAGAATGCGCTGCTGACACCACCGGAACCGCTGACGACCAAGCACCGCATCGATCACTTCAGCCCCGTCAGGGACGCCGAACTGATGGAGTTCGGTTTCATCCAGAGTGACTTCTTTTAA
- a CDS encoding diguanylate cyclase, which translates to MNAHYRLRLSSWLLLGLLLLSLPTWADSRQLDIAQPSQQPLSLTTHVGILEDTSRTLTQEDVRSAEMAGQFRYEQSSSASFALGFTRSAYWFRLELGNSSADAVTRLLVVENPRISIVDAHIPDEQGGYRAWFTGADRPQTAKAYDNRNFVFPLSLPAHSQQVVYLRVESSIGLLVPLQLWSVDAFHAYEREDYMARAGYMGIAIAMMLFNLMLFIALRERIYLLYVTFVLCAVCALTIKNGMAPDWTLAGLPLNSNVAYYSGASLALSGMLLFMRAMLQTARLLPRVDRALLALVALYLVSPLIYATALPQVSRVAIMVYLLTAFVMMGMGLACALKRQRSAYFFLAAFGLLILGGATTTLRALGILPTNAFTEDGLQIGSSLEMLLLAFALADRINVMRQEKLQAQARLLQTQEQLVQSLQRSERELEERVAERTEELQVLNSRLETLSLTDALTGIANRRHFDEVLAKEWKRAQRMGEPLALAVVDVDWFKAYNDHYGHLAGDSCLQQVAHTLAATISRSSDLVARYGGEEFVFLAPATSLSSAQGMAEKLVQSVAALALPHLRSPLGHVSISVGVTAMQADAELPLQTLLQRADAALYRAKALGRNRVEVG; encoded by the coding sequence ATGAATGCCCATTACCGTCTTCGGCTCTCTTCCTGGCTTTTGCTGGGCCTGTTGCTGCTTTCATTGCCGACATGGGCCGATAGTCGCCAACTCGATATCGCACAACCGAGTCAGCAACCCCTGTCGTTGACGACCCATGTTGGAATACTGGAAGACACCTCGCGGACGTTGACACAGGAAGATGTCCGTTCCGCCGAAATGGCCGGGCAATTTCGTTATGAACAGTCCAGCAGCGCGTCTTTCGCCCTCGGCTTTACCCGTTCGGCCTATTGGTTTCGCCTGGAACTCGGCAATTCCAGTGCTGATGCCGTGACCCGTTTGCTGGTAGTGGAAAACCCGCGAATCTCCATCGTCGATGCGCATATCCCGGACGAGCAGGGCGGTTATCGGGCTTGGTTCACCGGTGCGGATCGGCCACAGACGGCCAAGGCCTATGACAACCGCAACTTCGTCTTTCCGTTGAGTCTGCCGGCACATTCACAACAGGTCGTGTACCTGCGGGTCGAGTCGAGCATCGGCCTGCTGGTGCCGCTACAACTCTGGTCGGTCGATGCCTTCCATGCCTATGAGCGCGAGGATTACATGGCGCGCGCCGGCTACATGGGCATCGCCATCGCGATGATGCTGTTCAACCTGATGCTGTTCATTGCCCTGCGCGAGCGGATCTATCTGCTCTATGTGACCTTCGTGCTATGCGCCGTCTGTGCCTTGACGATCAAGAACGGCATGGCGCCGGACTGGACGCTGGCTGGCCTGCCGCTCAACTCCAACGTGGCCTACTACTCGGGAGCCTCGCTAGCTTTGAGTGGCATGTTGCTGTTCATGCGCGCCATGTTGCAGACCGCGCGCCTGTTGCCGCGGGTCGACCGTGCTTTGCTGGCGCTGGTGGCCCTGTACCTGGTTTCCCCGCTGATTTATGCCACCGCGCTGCCGCAGGTTTCACGAGTGGCCATCATGGTCTATCTGCTGACCGCCTTTGTGATGATGGGCATGGGCCTGGCTTGCGCCCTCAAGCGACAACGCAGTGCCTACTTCTTCCTGGCCGCCTTCGGCCTGCTGATTCTCGGTGGCGCCACCACCACCTTGCGTGCGCTGGGTATCTTGCCGACCAACGCGTTCACGGAAGACGGCCTGCAGATCGGCTCGTCGCTGGAGATGCTGTTGCTGGCCTTCGCCCTGGCCGACCGCATCAACGTCATGCGCCAGGAAAAGCTCCAGGCGCAGGCCAGGTTGTTGCAGACCCAGGAGCAACTGGTGCAAAGCCTTCAACGCTCCGAGCGCGAGTTGGAGGAGCGGGTGGCCGAAAGAACCGAAGAGTTGCAGGTGCTCAACAGTCGACTGGAAACACTGAGCCTGACCGATGCTCTCACCGGTATAGCCAACCGTCGTCATTTCGACGAGGTACTGGCCAAGGAGTGGAAACGTGCCCAGCGAATGGGCGAGCCGCTGGCCCTGGCAGTGGTGGATGTCGACTGGTTCAAGGCCTACAACGACCATTACGGACACCTGGCAGGTGACAGCTGTCTGCAACAGGTCGCGCATACGCTGGCTGCGACCATCAGTCGTTCCAGCGATCTGGTGGCGCGCTATGGCGGCGAGGAATTCGTCTTTCTGGCACCAGCCACCAGCCTGTCCAGTGCGCAGGGCATGGCGGAGAAGCTGGTGCAGTCAGTGGCGGCGCTGGCCTTGCCACACCTTCGCTCGCCCCTTGGCCACGTCAGTATCAGCGTCGGTGTAACAGCCATGCAGGCCGATGCCGAGCTTCCCCTGCAGACGTTGTTGCAGCGGGCCGATGCTGCGCTTTATCGCGCCAAGGCACTGGGGCGTAATCGCGTCGAGGTCGGCTAG
- a CDS encoding efflux transporter outer membrane subunit yields the protein MKAFAPALLTLALSACAVGPDYRAPSTEPARIAALEAADYDRSRFEATWWQQFDDPTLNQLVQRSLQDNRELHVAFNRLRAARAIRDDVANDRFPTVTSRASGEFGKAQQPPTSDERIRQERYDLGLDMAWEVDLFGRIQRQLEASEARIELAEADYYQLQVSLIAELVDAYGTLRGAQLRESIARENLKNQQDSRTITEQLRDAGVGNELDVLRADARLAATEASLPQLQAQQVRAQNRIATLLGQRPEQLQVDLTPKPLPVIAKALPIGNPAELLRRRPDIQAAERQLAAATAEVGVATADLFPRVSLSGFLGFTAGRGSQLGASAARAWGVAPSISWAAFDLGSVRARLRGAEAEADGALSQYEQQVLLALEESENAFSDYAKRQQRLVALVRQAEASRAAADQAAIRYREGTVDFLVLLDAERERLSAEDAQASAEVELYSGIVAIYKALGGGWQPQA from the coding sequence ATGAAAGCCTTTGCCCCCGCCCTCCTGACCCTGGCACTGTCGGCTTGCGCCGTCGGCCCGGACTATCGAGCGCCCAGCACCGAACCAGCGCGCATTGCCGCGCTGGAAGCAGCCGATTACGACCGCAGCCGTTTCGAAGCCACCTGGTGGCAGCAGTTCGACGACCCGACGCTGAACCAGCTGGTACAGCGTTCGCTGCAGGACAACCGCGAACTGCACGTGGCCTTCAACCGTCTGCGTGCAGCGCGGGCAATCCGTGATGACGTGGCCAATGACCGTTTCCCCACCGTTACCAGCCGCGCCAGTGGTGAATTCGGCAAGGCCCAACAACCGCCAACCAGCGATGAACGCATCCGCCAGGAACGCTACGACCTGGGCCTGGACATGGCCTGGGAAGTGGATCTGTTCGGCCGTATCCAGCGCCAGCTGGAAGCCAGCGAAGCCCGAATCGAGCTTGCCGAGGCCGACTACTACCAGTTGCAGGTCAGCCTGATCGCCGAACTGGTCGACGCCTACGGCACGCTGCGTGGCGCGCAACTGCGCGAAAGCATCGCTCGCGAGAACCTGAAGAATCAGCAGGACTCGCGCACCATCACCGAGCAACTGCGTGACGCCGGCGTCGGCAACGAACTGGACGTACTACGCGCTGATGCACGCCTGGCGGCCACCGAAGCCAGCCTGCCGCAGTTACAGGCACAGCAGGTGCGTGCGCAGAACCGCATCGCCACCCTGCTCGGCCAGCGCCCGGAGCAGTTGCAGGTCGACCTGACGCCCAAGCCGTTACCGGTGATCGCCAAGGCGCTGCCGATTGGCAACCCGGCCGAATTGCTGCGCCGTCGTCCTGATATCCAGGCGGCCGAGCGTCAGCTAGCGGCGGCCACCGCTGAAGTCGGTGTCGCTACCGCGGATCTGTTCCCCCGCGTCAGCCTGTCCGGTTTCCTGGGCTTCACCGCCGGCCGCGGCTCGCAGTTGGGCGCATCGGCGGCTCGTGCCTGGGGCGTCGCACCCAGCATCAGCTGGGCGGCATTCGACCTGGGCAGCGTGCGAGCGCGCCTGCGCGGTGCCGAAGCCGAGGCCGATGGCGCACTCTCGCAGTACGAGCAGCAGGTACTGCTGGCGCTGGAGGAGTCGGAGAACGCCTTCAGCGATTACGCCAAACGCCAACAACGTCTGGTTGCTCTGGTGCGCCAGGCCGAAGCCAGCCGTGCAGCAGCCGACCAGGCGGCGATTCGTTATCGCGAGGGTACGGTGGATTTCCTTGTGTTACTGGATGCCGAACGCGAGCGCCTTTCTGCCGAGGATGCCCAGGCCTCGGCCGAGGTGGAGCTGTACAGCGGCATCGTCGCCATCTACAAGGCGCTGGGTGGCGGCTGGCAACCGCAGGCCTGA